The Lichenihabitans psoromatis genomic interval GCCTCGCCGTCACGGCCTGCGCCAAAAACAATGCCGATGAGGCCGCGCTCGGCGGTTTTGGTGGAGCTGGCGGCGCCGGTGGTGCGGCCGTGCCGGGCAGCGCACAGGATTTCGCCGTCAACGTCGGCGACCGCATCTTCTTTGAGACCGATCAGACGGATCTCACCCCGACCGCGACCGCCACGCTCGACAAGCAGGCGCGCTGGCTCGCCCAATATCCGCGCTATGCCTTCACGGTCGAGGGTCATGCCGACGAACGCGGCACACGCGAATATAATTTCGCACTCGGCGCTCGCCGTGCCGAAGCCGCAAAGGACTATCTTGCGTCGCGCGGCATTGCCGCAGCCCGAATTAAGACGATCAGCTACGGCAAAGAGCGTCCCGTGGCGGTCTGTAACGACATTTCATGCTGGTCGCAGAACCGCCGCGCCGTGACGGTGCTGAAGACAGGCGGTCAATCCTAATAGCCAAACGCCCGCGGTCGGATACACACCGACCGCGGGCTTCTCGTGAGGCCCATGTTGGTTCGGCTTCTCCGACGCACGTTCATTGCGGCTTGATCCTCCGCCACAATTCATCGAAAAGCCGAAGTGCCGTGTTGTGTGGCGTCGTCATGTCGATGGGTCCGCCGTTATGAAAACTTTCAAGTTCCGCCCGATGCTGGCGATGGTCACCGGCCTCACGGTCCTGGTGGCAGGCGGCGCGCGCTGGCCGGTCCATGCGGCCGAGACGATCCTCCTGGCTCAAGCACAGGACGACGTTGCGGCTCCGGATGAGAATGGCGACCAGGGGGCCCTGGTGGTTCGACTG includes:
- the pal gene encoding peptidoglycan-associated lipoprotein Pal; translation: MPQIFSSRNFKLAIVLMAGLAVTACAKNNADEAALGGFGGAGGAGGAAVPGSAQDFAVNVGDRIFFETDQTDLTPTATATLDKQARWLAQYPRYAFTVEGHADERGTREYNFALGARRAEAAKDYLASRGIAAARIKTISYGKERPVAVCNDISCWSQNRRAVTVLKTGGQS